The Elusimicrobiota bacterium region TTCCCTAATGCACCTGAAATTGCGTCAATCGTTGCAGACGCCTTGTTGTATGCCGATTTCCTGTAAATGTTTCTAATGTGGCGTGGATTGAAAATCCACGACTACATTTAATAATTTGTATCTTTGAAATTTTTTATTATCCATAAATCTTTCTGTAAATTATTATACTATTTTTTTTTTCGTTTGTCAATAATCGCAATTTCTGTTTAAGCCCTTTTGAATATCCGCCGAGTTTACCATTTTTTCTGATAACTCTGTGGCATGGGACTTCTGGTGCAAACGGGTTTTTAGCAAGTGCATTCCCGACTGCTCGTGCTGATTTCGGTTTTCCTATCCGTCGGGCAATTTCAGAATAAGTGGACAAATGTCCTTTTTTAATTTTTAAACACTCCAGCCAAACCTGTTTGTAAAATGCTGGATAATCCGAATTTTGGATTTTCCGTTTCAATTTTTCATTTTTCATTTTTGCAACCATAAGCATTTTGTTTCTCATTTTAACCTTTAACCTTTAACTTTTTACCTTTCCAATCTCTTGTATCTTTTATCTTTTGGATTGTCAGAAATACGTAAACAGCCTTTTTCATCAACAAAATACCAGAACTGTTTGTCTGACTTATGTTTCTGGTAGTTTCGTAAAACATTCTCAATATATGTTTGTGTTTCATTATATGGTGGAATCCCCCCCCCTTTTTTACTATATTTTTTTACCGCATTTGGACCCGCATTATACGCCGCAAGTGCAAGTACTGAATTATCAAATTTTTGTAACAGATAGTTAAGATACTTAACACCACCTTCAATATTTTGCTCGGTATTTTCAGGGTCTACATTCAGTCCTTTTGCAGTTTGCGGCATCAGTTGCATCAGTCCTACAGCGCCTTTTGATGAGACATCGTTTGGATTAAAATTTGACTCTGCCTCCATTACCGCCTTTACAAACGCAGGGTCAATGTTGTATTTATCAGCATAGATATGAATAAGCAGGTCGTAGTCATAATTAGGCGATTGTAACCCACGACTTGAGTCTGGGGTCGGGCGATTAGACGATTGCTTTTTGGTATTTTTCATTTTTTTAACAAAACTTTTTGAAGTATCTTTAGATTTAGTCGTGCTATATTTTACCGAGTTGATTTCATTTTGTAAAAATAACATTGAGTATTTTCTTGTCTCAACCATATAGTCGCCTTTTTCAGTAACTGTAATTTCGCCGTTAATTTTGTTCCCATTTTTTAAGATAAGAGTTCCCTGCCTGGCATTAAGAAGGTAGACGGTAGAAAGTAAAAGGTAACAAGTTAAAAGTAAGATTGATAGATTCCGTGTCAAGCATGGCATGACATTTTGTATCATCTTTTTTTATTCTTTCAGTAATTTTCTTCTCAATAGTTTATGATATGAAATTGCGAATCTGTGTGCTTCATCACGGATATACTTTATCAGATTTAATGCGAGCGAATTTTTTGCCAGAATTACTGATTCTTCATTGTCTGTGAAAAAAAGTTCTTCTTTCTGTTTAGCGATTGCGATAATTTCTGGTAGTTTTGGTAGTGTAGCCTTAAGGGCGCGTTCTGCGGCTGAAAGTTGCCCCTTCCCACCGTCAATAATAATCAAATCAGGTAGTGGCATTTTGAGTGATAAAGAGCCTGAATATCTGCGTTTGATAATTTCGCGTATCATCGCACAATCGTTTGTTTTTCTTATAGTTCTTATCTTGAATCTTCTGTAATCACTTTTTAATGGCAGCCCACATTCAAAAACAACCATTGAACCAACAGCATATTTTATCCCACTTTCCACTCCTCCGGAGATATTTGATATATCAAACCCCTCAATCCTGTTTATATTTTTACCAATAAGTTTACATAAGTCAGAAATATATGAAGTTCTATCAACACCTAACAGGATATCTTCAAGTGTAACCTCGCGTAAAAGTGGTGCAGTAATTTTTTCAAGCGTATTTCTTACTGCAAAAATTGTATCACGCAATTTTGCTGCGTTCTCAAACTCAAGTTTTTTTTCTGCAACAGCCATTTCATTCTCAAGCGATTTTATAAGTTGATTGTTTTTCCCACTTAAAAACATTATCACATTAGCGACAATATGATAATATGATTTTATATCAATTTTGCCAATACATGGTGCCGGACATTTTGCAAGATGGTAATAAAGACACCCGATTTTTCGTTTATCTAAATTGTATCTACAAGGTCGCACGCCAAAATTTTTATAAATAATCCGCAATGTCTTTTTCATATCGGTTACATCAGGATAAGGTCCGAAGTATTTACAACCATCTGTTTTTTTTTGTCTTACAATAATAACTGCTGGAAATTGTTCGTTTGTAATTTTTAGATACGGATATCGTTTATCATCTTTCCACATCACATTATATTTCGGCTGAAACCGTTTGATTAACGATTCTTCCAGAACCAGCGCCGATTTAACATTATCGGTTAAAATATAATCAATACTTTTGACCAATTTTACAAGTAATACATTTTTTAATGATTGTTCAGTATTACTAAAATATGATTTTACCCGTGTTTTTAGTGAAGTCGCCTTACCGATATAGATTATTTTACTGGATATGTCCCGCATTATATAAACACCGGGATATTGTGGTAGGTTTTCTAATTTTTTTTTAAGCGTATTATTCATTTCCGTAATGTCATTCTGAGGGCGAAGCCCGAAGAATCTCAAAACCGAGATGTTTCATTTCATTCAGCATGACATCTGTGTTAATCTGTGTTAATCTGTGGTTATGAAATTTTTTTGATAACTGATAGTACAGATTTTAATTCTTCAATCCTTAAAAGTTTGACTATGAAAATATATACAGCAAATCCAATCACAATCGTCCCGAGCACTTTCAGAACAAGGTTCCCGAAAAAATAGTTAGAACAGATATAGCAGACGACAGCCATTATAAATGTTGCAAAAACCAGTTTTGTAAGTGATACAAGTATTTTTTTACCACTTAATAATCTCCCCCCGCCGACTCGTTTTCTTAAAGCCACAAAAAGTAAAGTTGCATTTGTCCAGGATGAGATTGCAGTTGCAAGTGCAAGCCCGCCGACACCCAGAGGTCGCATAAGAATAATGTTAAGAACTGCATTCAATACCATACAGGAAGTCGCTATTTTTACTGGTGTTTTGGTTTCTTTGAACGAATAGAACCCGCCTGCAAAAATTTTTACATAACTGAACGCAGGCAGCCCCATAGAATAAAAAAATAATGCCGAATTTGTCAGCAAAGTCGCCTGACTGTCAAATTTACCGTGCTGAAATAGAAGCGTTATCATCGGCTTGCCTAAAATCATCAGTCCTGCCATTGCTGGAAAAATCGCCAGTGACGATATTTTTATTGAAAACGTAAGTGTATCTTTCATCTCATCAGTATTTTTTTGGGAAACACTTGCAGACATCAACGGCAATGAAACAGACGCAACTGCAATCCCGAAAAGCGCTAAAGGTAGTTGCATCAGCCGATTAGAATAGTAAAGTGCAGTTATGCAACCCTGCTGCAAAAACGAGGCACATACTGTATCAACAAACGCATTAACCTGGTCTATAGATATTCCTAACATTGCCGGGAACATCAAAAAGGATATCTGCCTTAATCCCGGATGGTTGAAATTAAAAATCGGCTTAAATGAAAACCCGCGCTTTCTTATTGATGGTATTTGAATCAGGAACTGTAAAAGTCCGCCGACAACAACTGCGATTGCGAGCCCTTTTATCTGGCTCGTATTAACTAAAAGCGGTGCAATCGCTAGAACAAATACAATTTCAGAAATTGATAGGAATGACGGTGCTACTGCAGGTATAAAAAAAAGTTTTAGCGAATTCAACACAGCCAAAAGAAACGCAGCAAGACATATAAATAAAAGAAACGGGAAGATTAGGCGGGTTAGTGAAATTGTGAGTGCCAATTTTTCTGGTGTTTTTGTGAATCCATATGCGATAATTTTTGTGAGTTGCGGTGCAAAAATTATCCCAACGACACATACAACTAACAGAACAAAAACAAGTGCTGTGGATACAGTATTAAAAAGTTTTTCAGTTTCTTTTTTTTCTTTAGTAGCAAGATAGTCGCTGAATACAGGCACGAATGATGCTGATAGCGAACCTTCGCCTAAAAGCCGTCTGAAAAGATTAGGGATTCTAAGTGCTGCATAAAACGCATCCGCAGACATACCGGCACCAAAAATCCAGCCAACAGCCATATCCCGAATATAGCCGAGTATTCTTGAACACAGCGTGCCTGTTGATACATAGCCGATATATTTGGTAATTTTTAATTTTTCACTTGACATTTTTTTATAATTTTTGTATAATCACAAAGAGACACAAATTAAAGCCCGAATAGCCACAAATAAATCTGTGGTAATTTGCGTACAAACGGAGCGACAAATGAAACTAAAAACTGGCAGACACACATCCAGCTTAAAAGAGGCACGAAAAAATCTAAAAAGACGCTTGTTTAATAAAGCAGTCAAATCCAGAATCAAAACTGAAATCAAAAAATTTGAATCAGCATTAACAGCCAAAAATTTTGAAAATGCAAAAGAACTATTAAAAATTATTTCAAGTATGCTGGATAAAGCAGCAAAGAAAAAAAATATCCATAAAAAAAACGCATCACGCAAAATTGCACGGCTTTCCACTCGGTTATTGGCACAGTTCAAAAACTAGTTGCTCAAGACAAACCTGACTCCCTCCCCCACCCCCCATGCCTGATTTCATTTTTATCTCTGTTTCCAGAATCTGTTGCAAAGCCGATTTTATTTCTGCCCATTCAAGTTGTCTAACATCGTCTAAGAACTCTTTCTGAAAAAATTTTATCTCGGTCTCTTTTAATGCGTCCCAATCGGTTGCTCCATGCGATTTGGCTTCAAAAAACTGCTGATATTTTCTGTATCTGTCTGACAGAACACCGAGTAGCCCGAATTCGTCTTCGCCGTTGTTAAACAGATTTGTCAGGATTTTTATTGCCATATCAATATTTTTTTTGGCAAGTGGTGATAACAACTCAAATACTGAATGCTGTCTGAAATGTCCACAGCAGTCTTCAACATCGTCAATCGTTATCTCTGATTTTTCAGCCGTATATAAAATCAACTTATCAACTTCGTTTTTTATATCAAAAAGCGCATTCCCGGTAATTTTTATTATACTATCCGCTGCATCTATTGAAATTTGTTTGTTAAACGGCGGGGGGGGGAGGTTGCTAACATAATCCAGTATCCAGTTGCACAGTTGATTGTCCGGTAAATTATAAAAATTTATTATTGGATACATTTCTTCAATTTTTTGGAAAATCTTTCGTTTCGGCAATTTCTCACCTGCAACTAAAACAAGGCAGGTTGTTGGGGCAGGATTTTTAATATATTTTTCAAGCAAAGAATCCTGTGATTCTAAAAGATTGTGGAAATTTTTTAGAACAACCAGTTTTGTCTCGGAAAGAAATGGTAATGAATTACAAGATAAAAGTGCGTTCTGTAGTATCTTATGTTTATCAACGGATGTATCAACATCATCAGGCTGCTTTTCATGTTTATCCGGAAGATAAAAAACACTGTAATTCAAATCATGTAGTTCGGGTTCAACCAGAATTTTTTCTAACTGGCATATGGCTTCATTTTTCAAATAATCTTCTTTGCCATAGAAAAGATATACAGGCGAGATATCAGATTTTTTTAATAATTTCAATTTTGAGTTGAACGCATAATAACTGATTTTAGCCATCTATTCCGTTTTTGGTGGTACCTTTTTTTCACTGATACCTGTTACCGAGCCAAAACCTTCAACAGTTCGCCTTAATATACTTCTTGATAATTTTTCCCAGATTATTTCTCGCGCCTGTTCCTCTGTAATCCCGCCGGGCAGATTAGCAACAAAAAACCTGTAATTAC contains the following coding sequences:
- a CDS encoding MGMT family protein, encoding MRNKMLMVAKMKNEKLKRKIQNSDYPAFYKQVWLECLKIKKGHLSTYSEIARRIGKPKSARAVGNALAKNPFAPEVPCHRVIRKNGKLGGYSKGLKQKLRLLTNEKKNSIIIYRKIYG
- a CDS encoding lytic transglycosylase domain-containing protein is translated as MIQNVMPCLTRNLSILLLTCYLLLSTVYLLNARQGTLILKNGNKINGEITVTEKGDYMVETRKYSMLFLQNEINSVKYSTTKSKDTSKSFVKKMKNTKKQSSNRPTPDSSRGLQSPNYDYDLLIHIYADKYNIDPAFVKAVMEAESNFNPNDVSSKGAVGLMQLMPQTAKGLNVDPENTEQNIEGGVKYLNYLLQKFDNSVLALAAYNAGPNAVKKYSKKGGGIPPYNETQTYIENVLRNYQKHKSDKQFWYFVDEKGCLRISDNPKDKRYKRLER
- a CDS encoding excinuclease ABC subunit UvrC, which codes for MNNTLKKKLENLPQYPGVYIMRDISSKIIYIGKATSLKTRVKSYFSNTEQSLKNVLLVKLVKSIDYILTDNVKSALVLEESLIKRFQPKYNVMWKDDKRYPYLKITNEQFPAVIIVRQKKTDGCKYFGPYPDVTDMKKTLRIIYKNFGVRPCRYNLDKRKIGCLYYHLAKCPAPCIGKIDIKSYYHIVANVIMFLSGKNNQLIKSLENEMAVAEKKLEFENAAKLRDTIFAVRNTLEKITAPLLREVTLEDILLGVDRTSYISDLCKLIGKNINRIEGFDISNISGGVESGIKYAVGSMVVFECGLPLKSDYRRFKIRTIRKTNDCAMIREIIKRRYSGSLSLKMPLPDLIIIDGGKGQLSAAERALKATLPKLPEIIAIAKQKEELFFTDNEESVILAKNSLALNLIKYIRDEAHRFAISYHKLLRRKLLKE
- the murJ gene encoding murein biosynthesis integral membrane protein MurJ; translation: MSSEKLKITKYIGYVSTGTLCSRILGYIRDMAVGWIFGAGMSADAFYAALRIPNLFRRLLGEGSLSASFVPVFSDYLATKEKKETEKLFNTVSTALVFVLLVVCVVGIIFAPQLTKIIAYGFTKTPEKLALTISLTRLIFPFLLFICLAAFLLAVLNSLKLFFIPAVAPSFLSISEIVFVLAIAPLLVNTSQIKGLAIAVVVGGLLQFLIQIPSIRKRGFSFKPIFNFNHPGLRQISFLMFPAMLGISIDQVNAFVDTVCASFLQQGCITALYYSNRLMQLPLALFGIAVASVSLPLMSASVSQKNTDEMKDTLTFSIKISSLAIFPAMAGLMILGKPMITLLFQHGKFDSQATLLTNSALFFYSMGLPAFSYVKIFAGGFYSFKETKTPVKIATSCMVLNAVLNIILMRPLGVGGLALATAISSWTNATLLFVALRKRVGGGRLLSGKKILVSLTKLVFATFIMAVVCYICSNYFFGNLVLKVLGTIVIGFAVYIFIVKLLRIEELKSVLSVIKKIS
- the rpsT gene encoding 30S ribosomal protein S20 — its product is MKLKTGRHTSSLKEARKNLKRRLFNKAVKSRIKTEIKKFESALTAKNFENAKELLKIISSMLDKAAKKKNIHKKNASRKIARLSTRLLAQFKN
- the holA gene encoding DNA polymerase III subunit delta, translated to MAKISYYAFNSKLKLLKKSDISPVYLFYGKEDYLKNEAICQLEKILVEPELHDLNYSVFYLPDKHEKQPDDVDTSVDKHKILQNALLSCNSLPFLSETKLVVLKNFHNLLESQDSLLEKYIKNPAPTTCLVLVAGEKLPKRKIFQKIEEMYPIINFYNLPDNQLCNWILDYVSNLPPPPFNKQISIDAADSIIKITGNALFDIKNEVDKLILYTAEKSEITIDDVEDCCGHFRQHSVFELLSPLAKKNIDMAIKILTNLFNNGEDEFGLLGVLSDRYRKYQQFFEAKSHGATDWDALKETEIKFFQKEFLDDVRQLEWAEIKSALQQILETEIKMKSGMGGGGGSQVCLEQLVFELCQ